The Setaria italica strain Yugu1 chromosome IX, Setaria_italica_v2.0, whole genome shotgun sequence genome has a window encoding:
- the LOC101773937 gene encoding uncharacterized protein LOC101773937 — protein MSSKRLLLPSIHGQSLGQAARGYSCTEKYDWQNLTRHQSEQAAREQPDHDATLHCHMPGRLGEYTASHGNGHSSETHGRGNGVGGPCHLSSCSYGGCHGQNHACLSNTSKQARRSISPGRDPIISYRCKRSLPFGNVHHCAKGADRQICRAGSCRKNFSTNQGSSSQNRHNHDDRYLPTKVDFLYDHFSEIDAARHRSYMCNFHSKRKGNSWKDPISSQGRSCQRDEVARVHPKRPVNEFRSHHHEQLELSPNEDFHECLDSCRTFRNAYNGKMVKRKFIKQGFHENTYNGACASKYERNNSRKRKSDHLGGKKASKNVAYEDKSKRHCWPREKDQQQQVETDKKRINDSLEVNAEMTKFVGQNGGKGNYDPKKNATAPAASGSTKCDENSNMLSPKCSKTIASSSTPKLSEGSMDMDLESDKQSDVDGCTERGILQHLPVTHTERNVQLKESDNLAQSEALRQDCLILWRARQLRKASAAKADKIVKANQQQTGRRSKVSTGRRVMNGRPAAFATSESDNEDDTALGCSDRFSSATSSDGLQKCGEGRANKKIERPLKFHSNSKCNKIPQNVTAEKGLECSLKLPPEANPLELSQPKEKEKHLNRKQLSTDHPDAKVLNSCSDTSKVDQAAVCHCDDGAHQNISQQETNNADRNKQKLGVKCEKKAEGHGAKWVEQYTGADPTLLDQEAVARCSMNVNLKVNALETPNHESGSTPFHGSILDRGTANMCQKKPINRASESYCRDFKNWLDGNDRRDNQQEAMDHNILRKNQVCSVMADLENVLNEKDTKDSEPQALRVESTSNRWITTEDCTYNTIHSGAAKQGDGIPCPSIPDLNCSPSMISNEDFAAPEELVCQDGFKPQNVTKSLSASLTGPIAKEEHHEQVKEEQHKQAEANQIIREVYKKEGTSEVATQLEISESNTGPPQRSAVEESSAPMDLFKCALCEFVKNFIKPLWDNGVLSREVHKIVVKKAVEKVAGAWASNAPSTELAISRILSDEAKNIEKLVQGYLNMYVGREVLKKIMPDIS, from the exons ATGAGTTCAAAAAGGTTATTATTGCCGTCAATACATGGACAATCTCTGGGACAAGCAGCACGAGGTTATTCATGCACTGAGAAGTACGATTGGCAAAACCTAACCCGTCACCAAAGTGAGCAGGCAGCAAGGGAGCAACCTGATCATGATGCAACCCTGCACTGCCATATGCCTGGCAG GTTGGGGGAATATACTGCATCACATGGTAATGGACATTCCTCTGAGACTCATGGCCGTGGAAATGGAGTAGGTGGACCATGCCACCTATCTTCTTGTTCTTATGGTGGATGCCATGGTCAAAATCATGCTTGTCTCAGCAATACATCAAAACAAGCTAGGCGCAGCATTTCACCTGGACGTGATCCCATCATATCGTATCG GTGCAAGAGAAGCCTGCCCTTTGGTAATGTTCATCATTGTGCAAAAGGAGCTGACAGACAGATATGTCGAGCAGGAAGTTGTAGGAAGAATTTTTCTACTAACCAGGGGAGTAGCAGTCAGAATAGACACAATCATGATGATAGATATCTGCCAACTAAAGTTGACTTCCTGTATGACCATTTTTCTGAGATAGATGCAGCAAGGCATCGGTCCTACATGTGCAATTTTCACAGTAAGCGTAAGGGAAACTCTTGGAAAGATCCTATATCATCACAAGGTCGATCGTGTCAAAGGGATGAAGTAGCAAGAGTTCATCCCAAGAGACCAGTTAATGAATTTCGTTCCCACCATCATGAGCAACTTGAGCTTTCTCCCAATGAGGATTTTCATGAATGCTTGGATAGCTGTCGAACTTTCAGAAATGCTTATAATGGCAAGATGGTAAAAAGGAAATTTATAAAACAAGGTTTCCATGAAAACACTTACAATGGTGCTTGCGCTAGTAAATATGAGAGAAACAATAGCCGGAAAAGGAAGTCAGATCATTTGGGTGGAAAGAAAGCTAGCAAGAATGTGGCTTACGAGGACAAGTCTAAAAGGCACTGCTGGCCCAGGGAGAAGGACCAGCAACAACAGGTTGAGACTGACAAGAAGAGGATAAATGATAGTCTGGAGGTAAATGCTGAAATGACTAAGTTTGTGGGTCAAAATGGAGGAAAAGGGAATTATGATCCAAAGAAGAATGCTACAGCTCCTGCTGCAAGTGGCTCAACAAAGTGTGATGAGAACTCAAACATGTTAAGTCCCAAGTGCAGCAAAACTATTGCTTCATCGAGCACACCAAAACTGAGTGAAGGAAGTATGGACATGGATCTAGAATCTGACAAGCAGTCTGATGTCGACGGCTGCACTGAAAGAGGTATACTGCAGCATCTTCCAGTCACCCATACAGAGAGGAATGTGCAACTGAAAGAATCAGATAATCTTGCTCAGTCCGAGGCACTTCGCCAAGATTGTTTGATCCTATGGAGAGCAAGACAATTAAGAAAGGCTAGTGCTGCTAAGGCTGATAAAATTGTAAAAGCTAATCAACAACAGACTGGACGAAGAAGCAAGGTGTCAACTGGCAGAAGAGTGATGAATGGAAGACCTGCTGCTTTTGCTACCTCAGAAAGTGATAATGAAGATGACACTGCATTGGGGTGTTCTGATCGATTTAGTAGTGCAACATCATCCGATGGACTACAAAAGTGTGGTGAAGGAAGAGCTAACAAAAAGATAGAGAGGCCCCTCAAATTCCATAGTAACAGTAAATGCAACAAAATCCCTCAAAATGTAACTGCTGAGAAAGGGCTGGAGTGTAGTCTCAAGCTTCCACCAGAAGCAAATCCTCTTGAACTTTCGCAGccgaaagaaaaggagaaacatCTTAACAGGAAGCAATTATCGACTGATCATCCAGATGCCAAGGTGTTGAATAGTTGTTCTGACACTAGTAAAGTGGACCAAGCTGCTGTTTGTCATTGTGATGATGGTGCACATCAGAATATTTCTCAACAGGAGACAAATAATGCTGACAGAAATAAACAGAAACTAGGTGTAAAGTGTGAAAAGAAAGCAGAAGGCCATGGTGCCAAATGGGTTGAACAATATACTGGTGCTGACCCAACATTGCTGGACCAAGAGGCTGTTGCTCGTTGCTCGATGAATGTAAATTTGAAGGTAAATGCTCTGGAGACTCCAAATCATGAGAGTGGAAGTACTCCATTTCATGGTTCAATACTGGATAGAGGAACTGCAAACATGTGCCAAAAGAAACCCATCAATAGGGCCAGTGAAAGTTACTGCAGAGATTTCAAAAATTGGTTGGATGGAAATGATCGTAGAGACAACCAACAGGAAGCCATGGATCATAACATTTTAAGAAAGAATCAAGTATGTTCAGTGATGGCAGACCTTGAAAATGTGTTGAACGAGAAAGATACAAAGGACTCCGAACCTCAAGCTCTTAGGGTTGAGAGCACATCAAATCGATGGATAACCACAGAGGATTGTACTTATAACACAATACATTCTGGTGCTGCTAAACAAGGTGATGGAATCCCTTGTCCTTCGATACCAGACTTAAATTGCTCGCCTAGTATGATCAGCAATGAGGACTTTGCGGCACCCGAGGAACTGGTTTGCCAAGATGGTTTCAAACCTCAGAATGTTACTAAGAGTCTTTCAGCTTCGTTAACTGGACCAATTGCAAAGGAAGAACATCATGAGCAAGTGAAGGAAGAGCAGCATAAGCAAGCTGAGGCGAATCAAATCATCAGAGAAGTCTACAAAAAGGAGGGTACCTCTGAAGTGGCAACACAGTTGGAGATCTCTGAATCAAATACTGGGCCTCCACAACGAAGCGCAGTTGAAGAAAGTAGCGCACCAATGGATCTATTCAAGTGTGCCCTGTGTGAGTTCGTAAAAAATTTCATAAAGCCTCTGTGGGACAACGGGGTGCTATCCCGGGAAGTGCACAAAATCGTAGTGAAGAAGGCTGTGGAGAAAGTGGCTGGCGCTTGGGCCTCGAATGCTCCCTCAACAGAACTGGCCATCTCAAGGATTTTGTCCGATGAAGCTAAAAATATAGAGAAGCTTGTTCAG GGCTACCTAAATATGTACGTGGGAAGAGAAgttcttaaaaaaattatgcCTGATATTTCCTGA